GTGGCATTGGAGTTGGGAGTGGATCGTCGGGGACTGGCGCGGTGGCAGGAGCGTCTGGATCCGGAGATGCTGCGAACGGACCGGCGACGGGAGAAAGCGCTGGTGACGGAAGTGGAGCAGTTGAAAAAGGCTTTGGCCGAGAAGGTACTGGAGGTGGATTTTTTGCGCGGTGCCTTGCACAAGGTCGAGGCGCGACGTCGGCAGAGCGAAAGCGCTGGCGGAGCGGAGTCTACGACCAGATCCAGGAAGTAATGCGTGTGCAAGGCAGCGAGTTGGAAGAAGGAAAGGCAGATGGCAGTCTGAGTGTGGAGAAGATGTGCCAGGTGGCGGTGGTGAGTCGGGCAGGTTACTACCGCAGCTACGCCGAGCAGTGTCCGGACGAAGAAGAGATGATGGTGCGGGCGGTGATCCAGAAGATCGTGGTGGAGCATCGACGGCGCTACGGATACCGACGGGTATGGTTTGAGCTGAACCAGAAGATGGGAATGGTGGTGAATCACAAGCGGGTGCTGCGGCTGATGCGGGAAGACAATCTGCTG
The genomic region above belongs to Terriglobia bacterium and contains:
- a CDS encoding IS3 family transposase — protein: MRVQGSELEEGKADGSLSVEKMCQVAVVSRAGYYRSYAEQCPDEEEMMVRAVIQKIVVEHRRRYGYRRVWFELNQKMGMVVNHKRVLRLMREDNLLALQRKQYVMTTDSNHSLEIALNLARHMKLTAVNQLWVSDITYIRLREQFVYLA